From the Manihot esculenta cultivar AM560-2 chromosome 3, M.esculenta_v8, whole genome shotgun sequence genome, one window contains:
- the LOC110611906 gene encoding uncharacterized protein LOC110611906 translates to MSIALESSRGVSEIQPSGYVRGGIACVPTPAIFGSPAVRRMVDKEEEDKGRPEINQCSSSASSTTSSIGKNSDLSGRDSSDGENSEENEVQSAYKGTLDSMDALEEALPMRRGISVFYNGKSKSFTSLADASYSSCIKDIAKPDNAYSRRRRNLLALSHVLDKNRSLPHRSNGGGISKRPISSSRSTLALAVAMSSSESTSSNSEDSTSSSNSKSPHLPPLHPRPRTSHNNLASLTSLQRKCPPWRSFSVADLEHCASNSTTTFDKTDH, encoded by the exons ATGTCTATAGCTCTAGAAAGTAGTAGAGGGGTGAGTGAGATCCAACCTTCTGGATATGTCCGCGGAGGGATAGCGTGCGTCCCCACTCCCGCGATCTTTGGGTCGCCGGCGGTGAGGAGAATGGTAGATAAGGAGGAAGAGGACAAGGGGAGGCCGGAGATTAATCAATGTAGTTCATCGGCTTCCTCGACTACATCGTCCATCGGAAAGAATAGCGATCTATCGGGGAGAGATTCATCGGATGGAGAAAATTCTGAGGAAAATGAGGTTCAAAGCGCGTATAAGGGAACGCTTGATTCCATGGATGCCTTGGAGGAGGCTTTGCCCATGAG GAGAGGCATATCAGTGTTTTACAATGGCAAATCAAAGTCCTTCACAAGTCTTGCTGATGCATCATATTCTTCCTGTATTAAAGATATAGCAAAACCAGATAATGCATACTCGAGGAGACGCAGAAATTTACTTGCCCTCAGTCATGTGTTGGACAAGAATAGATCTTTGCCTCACCGAAGTAATGGGGGTGGAATATCTAAGAGACCAATTAGCTCAAGCCGAAGCACATTGGCTCTAGCTGTTGCTATGAGCAGCTCTGAGAGTACAAGTAGCAATAGTGAGGATTCCACGTCTAGCTCAAATTCCAAGTCTCCACATCTTCCTCCTCTCCATCCGCGACCCAGGACTTCTCACAATAATCTAGCTTCATTGACATCTCTGCAGCGGAAATGTCCTCCCTGGCGGTCATTCTCGGTTGCTGATTTAGAGCATTGTGCCAGTAATTCCACTACAACCTTTGACAAAACCGATCACTAA